In Dyadobacter sp. NIV53, a single window of DNA contains:
- a CDS encoding endonuclease/exonuclease/phosphatase family protein, which produces MQSFKLFLETLGFIITLFTIIPLVKNDYWVFRVFEYPRLQKLLINLAIIVVYIILFKISSFFGIAFIILLSLNAAFLIYKVYSFTFIAKKTLLNAHKPDTPNQISIISSNVFQDNKNNAGCLKMLHANDPDIILLLETDDFWYKSTEELKEKYPYQALVPLENTYGMLLYSKLELVDTEVRYLVDTEIPSIKTLVKLASGQNIRMYCLHPTPPVPGENRYSTERDKELLMVAKEVKENNLPTIVVGDLNDVAWSYTTELFTKISGLLDPRIGRGFYNTFHAWYPFLRFPLDHVFCSTDFKLIRLARLDNFSSDHFPILITLYSTNRKLQHSRRNLLQMRMIWNWHRKKSIKKCLNNFLIILSFENYYNYFFVFI; this is translated from the coding sequence ATGCAATCATTTAAACTGTTTCTGGAAACTCTTGGATTTATAATCACTTTATTCACAATTATACCACTCGTCAAAAACGATTACTGGGTTTTCCGGGTATTCGAGTATCCCAGGTTACAAAAGCTGTTAATCAATCTTGCAATAATAGTTGTATATATTATTTTATTTAAAATTTCATCTTTTTTCGGGATTGCATTCATCATACTACTTTCCCTGAATGCTGCTTTTTTAATCTACAAAGTTTATTCTTTTACTTTCATCGCTAAGAAAACGCTTTTAAACGCCCATAAGCCGGACACCCCGAATCAGATCAGTATTATTTCTTCTAATGTTTTTCAGGATAATAAAAATAATGCGGGATGTTTAAAAATGCTGCACGCCAATGATCCTGATATAATATTGCTGTTAGAAACTGATGATTTTTGGTATAAAAGCACTGAGGAATTAAAAGAGAAATATCCATATCAGGCACTTGTTCCATTAGAAAATACATATGGGATGTTGCTCTATTCTAAATTGGAACTTGTTGATACAGAGGTCAGATATTTAGTGGACACTGAAATCCCATCTATTAAAACACTCGTAAAACTTGCATCAGGTCAAAATATCAGAATGTATTGCCTTCATCCAACACCACCGGTACCGGGAGAAAACAGGTATTCTACCGAACGTGACAAAGAATTACTTATGGTGGCAAAGGAGGTAAAGGAAAACAATCTTCCGACAATTGTGGTTGGAGATTTAAACGATGTCGCATGGTCGTATACCACTGAACTATTTACAAAAATCAGCGGCCTACTTGATCCAAGGATCGGGCGCGGATTTTATAATACATTTCATGCCTGGTATCCGTTTCTACGTTTTCCCCTGGACCATGTATTTTGCTCCACCGATTTCAAATTAATAAGGCTGGCACGCCTTGACAATTTCTCATCCGATCATTTCCCTATTTTAATAACCCTATACAGTACGAATCGCAAGCTTCAGCACAGCAGGAGGAACCTGTTGCAGATGAGAATGATTTGGAACTGGCACAGGAAAAAATCAATAAAGAAGTGTCTGAATAATTTTTTGATAATTCTCTCTTTTGAAAATTATTACAACTATTTTTTTGTCTTCATTTAA
- a CDS encoding DUF2157 domain-containing protein encodes MTTSKVLEKLRSKEIISDQQSTVIESYLANKLFSVHTELRSILYLGILLLSTGLGIIIYENIDTIGHQAIIAFIGTVTVACFFYSYKSIEPFSWQKVSSPNQYAGFTLLLGCTTFLILEGYIQFQYKFFGSKYGFAAFIPTVIFFIHAYRFDHKGVLSMAITGLASWLGLTIAPLSIVTKNNFTDSKLIITAIVLGVSLIAASWLSDKKNLKKHFAFTYLLLGGNLAAIASTTGLFSHDFKVIYFITGITLSVFFIIYSREKASLVFLLMGIIYGYIILTYSVFKLLPEMFNGSFEIYYFLFSSIGVLLFLFNYKKILRIQK; translated from the coding sequence ATGACTACATCAAAAGTGCTTGAAAAGCTGCGATCTAAGGAAATAATTTCAGATCAGCAAAGTACTGTGATAGAGTCTTACCTGGCTAATAAGCTGTTTTCGGTGCATACGGAACTGCGTTCAATATTATATTTAGGAATATTGCTTTTAAGCACAGGCCTCGGGATCATAATCTATGAAAATATAGATACGATCGGACATCAGGCAATAATTGCATTCATTGGTACGGTAACCGTTGCCTGCTTTTTTTACTCTTACAAATCCATTGAACCATTCAGCTGGCAGAAAGTTTCCAGTCCCAATCAATATGCAGGATTTACCTTACTGTTAGGGTGTACTACTTTCCTGATTCTTGAAGGTTATATACAATTCCAATATAAATTCTTCGGCAGTAAATATGGGTTTGCTGCATTTATTCCAACAGTTATTTTCTTTATTCACGCTTATCGTTTTGATCATAAAGGAGTACTATCTATGGCTATTACCGGTTTGGCATCCTGGCTTGGCCTTACGATCGCTCCACTTTCCATAGTTACAAAAAATAATTTTACTGATTCAAAACTGATTATTACTGCGATTGTTTTGGGGGTTTCTCTCATAGCAGCCAGTTGGCTCTCCGACAAAAAAAATCTAAAAAAACACTTTGCTTTCACATACTTGTTATTGGGAGGAAACCTCGCCGCAATTGCCAGCACTACCGGACTTTTCAGTCATGATTTTAAAGTGATTTACTTCATTACAGGAATTACTTTGTCAGTATTTTTTATAATTTATTCCCGCGAAAAGGCATCGCTGGTATTTTTGCTGATGGGTATCATTTATGGATATATTATCTTAACCTATTCAGTTTTCAAATTACTGCCGGAAATGTTTAACGGATCATTTGAAATCTATTATTTTTTATTTTCCAGTATAGGCGTATTGCTTTTCCTGTTTAACTATAAAAAAATACTCAGGATACAAAAATGA
- a CDS encoding O-methyltransferase, which produces MIAAYIKYLLRSGNEHAIHSPFLFDLYTNVIASKKDKNPDYITLKALRKELLQSDKQIEILDLGAGSRINKSNLRKIKAIAKNAEKPEKFGKLFNRLIRRFQPKTILELGTSLGLTTLYMSRAKPDSQIISFEGCPETAKVAEENFAKAGAENIEIVIGNIDETLPQELKKLKDGIDYAYFDANHRYEPTVRYFETCLPYATNDSLFIFDDIYWSPEMTKAWEYIKAHPDVILTVDLFWIGLVFFRKEQVKENFTLRF; this is translated from the coding sequence TTGATTGCTGCCTACATTAAGTACTTATTGCGTTCAGGTAACGAGCATGCCATTCACTCCCCATTTCTTTTTGATTTATACACCAACGTTATTGCTTCTAAAAAGGACAAAAATCCTGATTATATTACGTTAAAAGCATTAAGAAAAGAACTTCTTCAATCCGATAAGCAAATTGAAATCCTGGATTTGGGAGCGGGTTCACGAATTAATAAATCCAATCTCCGGAAAATTAAAGCTATAGCCAAAAACGCAGAAAAACCGGAAAAATTTGGTAAGTTGTTTAATCGGCTGATTCGAAGATTTCAACCCAAAACCATTCTGGAACTTGGTACTTCATTAGGGCTTACCACATTGTACATGTCTCGTGCCAAACCAGACTCACAAATTATTTCCTTTGAAGGTTGCCCTGAAACCGCCAAAGTTGCAGAAGAAAACTTTGCAAAAGCCGGTGCAGAAAATATAGAAATTGTAATTGGAAATATTGATGAAACTCTTCCTCAGGAATTAAAGAAATTGAAGGACGGAATTGATTATGCATACTTTGATGCCAATCATCGTTACGAGCCAACCGTTCGTTATTTTGAAACCTGTCTACCTTATGCAACTAACGACTCACTTTTTATTTTTGATGATATTTACTGGTCTCCCGAAATGACAAAAGCCTGGGAATATATCAAAGCCCATCCTGATGTAATATTAACCGTTGACCTTTTTTGGATCGGGCTCGTTTTTTTTCGTAAAGAGCAGGTTAAAGAGAATTTCACACTTAGGTTTTAA
- the apaG gene encoding Co2+/Mg2+ efflux protein ApaG — translation MVSKVTDGVKVTVLTEYQPDYSNPGQDHYVFTYKILIENHSEHTVKLLRRHWLIYDANGTVREVEGEGVVGLQPILEPGDLHEYVSGCNLRTDIGKMAGTYLMERILDGRQFRVIIPAFSLIVPYRLN, via the coding sequence ATGGTATCGAAAGTAACAGATGGTGTCAAAGTCACCGTATTGACAGAATACCAACCCGATTATTCTAATCCGGGCCAGGATCATTATGTGTTTACGTATAAAATCCTGATTGAAAACCACAGCGAACATACAGTGAAGTTACTGCGCAGGCACTGGCTTATTTATGATGCCAATGGTACAGTTCGTGAAGTAGAAGGAGAAGGCGTAGTCGGTTTACAGCCGATTCTGGAACCTGGTGATTTACATGAATATGTTTCAGGGTGTAATCTTCGTACAGACATCGGTAAAATGGCCGGAACTTATTTAATGGAACGCATTTTAGATGGAAGGCAATTCCGTGTGATCATTCCCGCTTTTTCTCTTATCGTACCTTACCGGTTAAATTAA
- a CDS encoding Dabb family protein, whose translation MESKSKTFKYLVPVFALCVFMLVIYGAYVPHKSAETQTVICIKFKPGTTPQDVEKHMRDFASMKNNVKDVVAYSAGRVQKTDAADSQFDVIHYLTFRTNEGAQEYPANADRKAFVKSNESNWENVLELNSSIEK comes from the coding sequence ATGGAATCGAAAAGTAAAACATTCAAATATTTAGTGCCGGTATTCGCTTTATGCGTTTTTATGCTGGTGATATACGGAGCTTACGTCCCTCACAAATCTGCTGAGACACAAACAGTGATCTGTATCAAATTTAAGCCGGGCACTACACCTCAGGATGTAGAAAAACACATGCGTGATTTTGCATCGATGAAGAACAATGTAAAAGATGTTGTAGCTTATTCAGCAGGACGCGTTCAAAAAACTGACGCCGCAGACAGCCAGTTTGACGTGATTCATTACCTAACATTCCGTACAAACGAAGGTGCGCAGGAATATCCGGCAAATGCAGATCGTAAGGCGTTTGTTAAGAGTAATGAATCAAACTGGGAGAATGTTCTGGAATTGAATTCCAGCATCGAAAAGTAA
- a CDS encoding zinc dependent phospholipase C family protein — protein MFCCAFDGQRKFGLQIGSVHDEVSGEKSRRPLWGFWAHKRINRLVVFRLPAEMQIFYKQNIDYLTENAVNPDRRRYAVVGEAERHFIDLDVYGDSAMNILPKYWPDAVKRIGEDSLRKHGIVPWYLQTAAYQLTEAFKAKDAKRILRLSADMGHYVADAHVPLHTTRNYNGQLTGQEGIHGFWESRLPELFATDYDLWIGEAKYLDRITNEVWLVVAASHAASDSVFLFEKQLSDSFEPDKKYSYELRNNVLTRTYSKEFSEHYHNMLNGQVERRMKASVKTVGDMWYTCWINAGQPDLRNLSGISLNENEKKKKPLSSKAGCSGFFV, from the coding sequence ATGTTTTGCTGTGCATTTGATGGACAAAGAAAGTTTGGTTTGCAAATTGGTTCTGTTCATGATGAAGTGTCTGGTGAAAAGAGCAGGAGGCCCCTCTGGGGATTTTGGGCTCACAAAAGAATTAACAGGCTGGTTGTTTTTAGGTTGCCGGCCGAAATGCAGATATTTTATAAGCAAAACATTGATTATTTAACCGAAAATGCTGTTAATCCTGATCGCAGAAGATACGCAGTTGTAGGAGAGGCTGAAAGACATTTTATTGACCTGGATGTATACGGAGATAGTGCAATGAATATTTTGCCAAAGTACTGGCCGGACGCAGTTAAAAGAATAGGAGAGGACAGTTTGAGAAAACATGGCATTGTTCCCTGGTATCTTCAGACGGCTGCATATCAGCTGACGGAAGCATTCAAAGCAAAGGATGCCAAGCGCATTTTACGTCTTTCAGCAGATATGGGACATTATGTAGCTGATGCACATGTTCCCTTACACACCACCCGAAATTATAATGGACAGCTCACGGGTCAGGAAGGAATTCACGGTTTTTGGGAATCGCGTCTGCCGGAGCTCTTCGCTACTGATTATGATTTATGGATTGGTGAAGCAAAATACCTTGATAGGATCACAAACGAAGTCTGGTTGGTAGTGGCTGCATCACATGCTGCTAGTGATTCCGTTTTTTTATTTGAAAAACAACTTAGTGATTCCTTTGAGCCGGATAAAAAGTATAGCTACGAGTTAAGGAATAATGTGTTGACAAGAACCTATTCTAAAGAGTTTTCAGAGCACTACCATAACATGCTGAATGGCCAGGTGGAACGCCGGATGAAAGCCTCGGTAAAAACGGTAGGGGATATGTGGTATACCTGCTGGATTAATGCCGGCCAGCCTGATTTGAGAAATCTTTCAGGCATTTCACTGAATGAAAATGAAAAAAAGAAGAAGCCGCTGAGCAGCAAAGCTGGTTGCAGCGGCTTTTTCGTGTAA
- a CDS encoding sugar phosphate isomerase/epimerase → MTFNRRLFLRSAGAAAIGTAFTSSMVFSLSSCGKSGEKSDNSDSTSVAETNSPAPSIPDFGLQLYSVRDLIGKDPKGVLKQIAGFGYKKIESYQGDQGVFWGMKPKEFKAYMDELGMTIVSTHADTTKNLEKAAAEAAEAGLSYILQPYIGPQKTIDEWKKRADEFNKRGEICNKAGVKFGYHNHDYSFKVLEGKIPQEILLDNTDKSFVRYELDLMWIEAAGADAAAHIKKYTGRYDLCHVKDFVREPKVESTDLGKGDVDYASLLKVASDNGIKQFIVEQEEYPGPVLTSIANDAEFMKKLVFK, encoded by the coding sequence ATGACTTTTAACCGTCGTTTATTCCTTAGATCAGCAGGAGCAGCCGCAATTGGAACTGCTTTTACAAGTTCAATGGTTTTTTCGCTGTCGTCTTGTGGAAAATCAGGAGAAAAATCTGACAATTCTGATTCAACCAGTGTTGCTGAGACTAATTCCCCGGCACCATCAATTCCTGATTTCGGTCTCCAGCTATACAGTGTACGTGACCTTATTGGAAAAGATCCAAAAGGTGTTTTAAAGCAAATCGCAGGATTTGGATATAAGAAAATTGAAAGCTATCAGGGTGATCAGGGTGTCTTTTGGGGAATGAAGCCAAAAGAATTTAAAGCATATATGGACGAATTGGGAATGACCATCGTCAGCACCCACGCGGATACGACCAAAAATCTTGAAAAGGCGGCTGCCGAAGCTGCTGAAGCCGGGCTTTCATATATTTTACAACCTTACATCGGACCGCAAAAAACCATAGATGAATGGAAAAAACGTGCTGATGAATTCAATAAAAGAGGCGAAATATGTAACAAAGCCGGCGTAAAATTTGGTTATCACAATCATGATTATTCTTTTAAGGTGTTAGAAGGAAAAATTCCACAGGAAATTTTGCTGGACAATACTGATAAGTCCTTCGTAAGATATGAACTAGATTTGATGTGGATTGAAGCAGCCGGAGCAGATGCTGCGGCACACATAAAGAAATATACGGGCAGATATGACCTTTGCCATGTTAAAGATTTTGTACGTGAACCAAAAGTTGAATCAACTGACCTTGGAAAGGGAGATGTCGATTATGCAAGTTTGTTGAAAGTAGCTTCTGACAATGGCATCAAACAATTTATTGTTGAACAGGAAGAATACCCTGGTCCTGTATTAACCAGTATTGCCAACGACGCGGAATTTATGAAAAAGCTTGTTTTCAAATAG
- a CDS encoding DinB family protein: protein MQNDNNLEVWLRGPLPQIPALLQPVAHALLQALEEINLSGNEFSSQLLWKHPVNIASVGFHLQHLSGVLDRLFTYARQESLDEEQLLYLKNEGTEPFPGCNYSDLLQIFRSQVQKAITQLMATDESTLTEIRYVGRARIASTHVGLLFHAAEHTQRHVGQLLVTAKILQAGIE, encoded by the coding sequence ATGCAAAACGATAATAATTTAGAAGTATGGTTACGTGGCCCGCTGCCTCAGATCCCCGCATTGTTACAACCAGTGGCTCACGCACTTTTACAGGCACTGGAAGAAATCAACTTATCCGGGAATGAATTTAGTTCTCAGCTTCTATGGAAACATCCTGTAAATATAGCTTCGGTAGGTTTTCACCTACAACATTTATCCGGCGTACTTGACAGGTTATTTACTTATGCCAGACAAGAATCATTAGATGAGGAACAGCTTCTTTATTTGAAAAATGAAGGAACAGAACCCTTTCCTGGTTGTAACTATTCAGATTTACTTCAAATTTTTAGATCCCAGGTCCAAAAAGCAATTACCCAGTTAATGGCTACCGATGAGTCAACTTTGACGGAAATCCGATATGTAGGACGCGCCAGAATTGCTTCTACTCATGTAGGTTTGCTTTTTCATGCAGCAGAACATACACAACGCCATGTCGGACAATTATTGGTGACTGCAAAGATTTTACAAGCAGGCATTGAGTAG
- a CDS encoding DEAD/DEAH box helicase translates to MTTETIETFETFADLGISENILKALTEMGFVKPSPIQAQGIPAVMQGSDVIGQAQTGTGKTAAFGIPLLERIDVTNNAVQALILCPTRELAVQVSEEIGRLAKYQKGLRIEAIYGGDSIDRQIRSLKKGVHVVVGTPGRVMDHMERRTLKFDQVRMMVLDEADEMLDMGFREDIESILADMPEDRQTVLFSATMSKPIMSITKRFLNDPVLIKVVRNELTNQNIEQVCFEVKPQAKVEVMTRLIDMYHLKSLLVFCNTKRKVDEIVEDLQLRGYASEGIHGDLRQQQRSNVMSKFKAGVTTILVATDVAARGIDVSGLDAVINYDIPLDEEYYVHRIGRTGRAGNSGKAFSLVARDEKFRLKTIENYTKVKIEKGVIPSFEDIVGVRKARFVESISASIQEGGDNALYQDVLEMLQHSGFSTEQIVGAMAKQIMGVQKSEYSDSNMAWEERRGGDERRGSSRDGDRRGGDDRRSGGSRFDRGISREGGSSDRFAPRSDSPRRSEGGSSSRDESRRTATPEAGMTRLFLSLGRKDHILPKDIVGAIAGEANIPGKTIGAIDIYDKFTFVDVPERDARAVLRAMDGNTIKGKPVQIDIAK, encoded by the coding sequence ATGACAACTGAAACAATTGAAACATTTGAGACTTTTGCTGATTTAGGAATTTCAGAAAATATACTCAAAGCATTAACTGAAATGGGTTTTGTGAAACCCTCTCCTATCCAGGCTCAAGGAATACCTGCCGTTATGCAAGGATCTGACGTGATTGGTCAGGCACAAACGGGAACCGGTAAAACTGCCGCATTTGGTATTCCTTTATTAGAAAGAATTGATGTTACCAATAATGCAGTACAAGCTCTTATACTTTGTCCTACACGTGAATTAGCCGTACAGGTTTCGGAAGAAATCGGTAGGCTTGCAAAATATCAGAAAGGTTTAAGAATTGAAGCAATATATGGCGGAGATTCTATTGATCGCCAGATACGTTCTCTTAAAAAAGGTGTACATGTAGTGGTTGGAACTCCTGGCCGTGTAATGGACCACATGGAACGCCGCACGTTGAAATTTGACCAAGTGCGTATGATGGTTCTGGATGAAGCTGATGAAATGTTGGATATGGGATTCCGTGAAGACATTGAAAGTATATTGGCTGACATGCCGGAAGATCGCCAGACGGTTCTTTTCTCGGCCACAATGTCGAAGCCGATTATGTCAATTACAAAACGTTTCCTGAATGACCCGGTTTTGATCAAGGTTGTTCGTAACGAATTGACAAACCAGAACATCGAGCAGGTTTGCTTTGAAGTAAAACCACAGGCGAAGGTTGAAGTGATGACACGTTTAATAGACATGTATCATTTGAAATCATTGCTGGTTTTTTGTAACACCAAACGTAAGGTAGACGAAATTGTTGAAGATCTTCAGTTGCGCGGTTATGCATCAGAAGGTATTCATGGTGACTTGCGTCAGCAGCAGCGTAGTAATGTTATGAGCAAATTTAAGGCTGGTGTAACAACCATCCTGGTTGCTACGGATGTTGCAGCACGTGGAATTGACGTAAGCGGACTGGATGCAGTAATTAATTATGACATTCCTCTTGACGAAGAATATTACGTACACCGTATAGGCCGGACAGGTCGCGCAGGTAACTCTGGTAAAGCGTTTTCTCTGGTAGCAAGAGACGAAAAATTCCGTCTTAAAACCATTGAAAATTATACTAAAGTAAAAATTGAAAAAGGAGTTATTCCTTCGTTCGAAGACATAGTCGGAGTTCGTAAAGCGCGTTTTGTAGAAAGTATTTCTGCTTCAATTCAGGAAGGCGGAGACAACGCACTTTATCAGGACGTATTGGAAATGCTTCAGCACAGCGGTTTTTCTACTGAACAAATTGTAGGAGCAATGGCTAAGCAGATCATGGGTGTTCAGAAAAGTGAATATTCAGATAGCAATATGGCATGGGAAGAAAGACGTGGCGGTGATGAACGCCGTGGAAGCAGCCGTGATGGTGATCGCCGTGGTGGTGATGATCGCCGCAGTGGTGGTAGCCGTTTCGACAGAGGTATCAGCCGTGAAGGTGGAAGCAGTGATCGTTTTGCACCCCGTTCTGACTCTCCCCGCAGAAGTGAAGGCGGCAGCAGCAGCCGTGATGAATCGAGACGTACTGCTACTCCGGAAGCTGGTATGACACGTTTGTTTTTGAGCCTTGGACGTAAAGACCATATCCTTCCGAAAGACATTGTTGGAGCTATTGCAGGTGAAGCTAACATTCCTGGTAAAACAATCGGTGCCATTGATATTTATGACAAGTTCACTTTTGTTGACGTACCAGAACGTGATGCCCGTGCGGTACTGCGTGCGATGGACGGAAATACTATTAAAGGGAAACCTGTTCAGATTGACATTGCTAAATAA
- the ald gene encoding alanine dehydrogenase gives MIIGVPKEIKNNENRVAVTPAGVTEFRKHGHTVYVQNEAGKASGFSDEQYATAGATLLATIEEVYAVAEMIIKVKEPIASEYTLIKKDQLLFTYFHFASSEPLTHAMIERQAVCLAYETVERTDRSLPLLIPMSEVAGRMAVQEGAKYLEKPMGGFGILLGGVAGVKPANVLVLGGGVVGTQSAKMAAGLGANVTIVDISLARLRYLEDIMPANVDTVMSNEYNIRELIQSSILIIGGVLIPGAKAPSLITRDMLKLMKPGTVMVDVAIDQGGCFETSKATTHEDPIYEVDGVVHYCVANMPGAVPYTSTLALTNATLPYALQLANKGWKNACATNEELRKGLNVVNGKIVFKGVSDAWNLPYADVSEVL, from the coding sequence ATGATCATTGGCGTTCCTAAAGAAATTAAAAATAACGAAAACCGGGTAGCAGTTACTCCAGCCGGTGTTACCGAATTCCGCAAACACGGACATACGGTTTATGTTCAGAACGAAGCGGGGAAAGCAAGTGGTTTTTCTGATGAACAATATGCCACGGCAGGTGCAACTTTACTGGCAACTATTGAAGAGGTTTATGCTGTTGCCGAAATGATCATTAAAGTAAAGGAACCCATTGCAAGTGAATACACGCTTATTAAAAAGGATCAGTTACTATTTACATATTTTCACTTTGCGTCATCTGAGCCACTGACGCATGCCATGATAGAACGTCAGGCAGTTTGCCTTGCTTATGAAACAGTTGAAAGAACCGACAGAAGTTTACCATTATTGATTCCTATGAGCGAGGTTGCCGGACGTATGGCAGTTCAGGAAGGTGCAAAATATCTTGAAAAGCCAATGGGTGGATTCGGAATTTTGCTGGGCGGTGTTGCCGGTGTAAAACCTGCGAATGTATTGGTTTTGGGTGGTGGAGTTGTAGGAACACAATCGGCAAAAATGGCCGCCGGACTTGGTGCAAATGTAACGATCGTTGATATAAGCCTTGCCCGTTTACGTTATTTGGAAGACATTATGCCAGCTAATGTTGATACTGTAATGTCCAACGAATATAATATCCGTGAATTAATTCAGAGCTCAATTCTTATTATTGGTGGGGTTCTGATACCTGGTGCGAAAGCTCCATCACTGATTACACGTGATATGCTGAAACTAATGAAACCCGGTACCGTGATGGTCGATGTTGCGATTGATCAGGGTGGATGTTTTGAAACTTCGAAAGCTACAACCCACGAAGATCCAATTTATGAAGTGGACGGTGTGGTTCATTATTGCGTGGCTAATATGCCTGGTGCTGTTCCCTATACTTCTACACTTGCGCTTACAAATGCCACATTGCCATATGCCTTACAGCTTGCTAATAAAGGATGGAAAAATGCCTGTGCTACCAATGAAGAACTTCGTAAAGGGCTGAATGTAGTGAATGGAAAAATCGTTTTTAAAGGAGTTTCCGATGCATGGAATTTGCCATATGCAGATGTGAGCGAAGTACTATAA
- a CDS encoding Lrp/AsnC family transcriptional regulator, whose amino-acid sequence MQLDSTDSRILELLQQNSQLTIKEIASQINLSVTPVHERIRKLEREGFIDKYVCLLNRRKLGKSLVVYCNVTLDKQRKESFEDFNLAIVGMEEVLECSVVSGNFDYMLKIVVQDAEAYNQFYQLKLSALKSVLHISSYFVISEIKYTTGISVR is encoded by the coding sequence ATGCAATTGGATAGTACCGACTCCCGGATACTGGAATTATTACAGCAAAATTCTCAGCTTACTATTAAGGAAATCGCAAGTCAGATCAATCTTTCAGTTACGCCTGTTCATGAGCGAATAAGAAAACTGGAAAGGGAAGGATTTATAGATAAATATGTTTGTTTGCTAAACCGGCGGAAACTGGGAAAATCTTTGGTTGTATATTGTAATGTAACACTGGACAAACAGCGCAAAGAAAGCTTCGAGGATTTCAACCTGGCCATAGTGGGAATGGAAGAAGTACTTGAATGTTCAGTCGTATCAGGTAACTTTGACTATATGTTGAAAATAGTGGTACAGGATGCGGAAGCATATAATCAATTTTATCAGCTTAAACTTTCTGCACTGAAAAGTGTGTTACACATCAGCAGCTATTTCGTTATATCTGAAATAAAATATACAACCGGAATCTCTGTTCGTTAA
- a CDS encoding SPASM domain-containing protein, with amino-acid sequence MNKNFKDGLNLMSKVTPKRAWNAIQILGSYFYSKSTGQPVHWGMPIAISFEPTTSCNLRCPECPSGLRSFTRPTGMMEEKLYKNTIDELADTLLYLIFYFQGEPYLHPKFFELVQYAHDKGIYTATSTNAHYLTDEKAKKTVESGLDRLIISIDGTTQEVYQQYRIGGKLEKVLDGTRNIIKWKKELKSSTPHVIFQFLVVKPNEHQIEDVKKLALEMGVDEVGLKTAQIYDYEEGNNLIPTIDKYSRYEKQDGGKYSIKNKFVDHCWKMWHSCVITWDGGVVPCCFDKDAEYQLGDMKKQTFKQLWRGKKYNDFRASLIRSRSEIEMCKNCTEGTQVWA; translated from the coding sequence ATGAATAAAAATTTTAAAGATGGTCTGAACCTGATGTCCAAAGTTACACCCAAACGGGCATGGAATGCGATACAAATATTAGGGAGTTATTTTTATTCAAAATCGACCGGTCAACCTGTTCATTGGGGTATGCCAATTGCTATTTCTTTTGAACCGACTACATCATGCAATCTTCGTTGTCCTGAATGTCCGAGTGGATTGCGTTCATTTACCAGGCCTACTGGCATGATGGAAGAAAAGCTCTACAAAAATACAATTGACGAATTAGCTGATACTTTACTATACCTCATTTTTTATTTTCAGGGCGAACCGTATTTGCATCCTAAATTTTTTGAACTGGTGCAATATGCTCATGATAAAGGCATTTACACGGCTACATCAACCAACGCGCATTATTTAACGGATGAAAAAGCAAAAAAAACGGTAGAATCGGGTCTGGATCGTTTGATTATTTCTATTGACGGAACCACACAGGAAGTTTATCAGCAATATCGCATTGGTGGTAAACTGGAAAAGGTTTTGGATGGAACGCGCAATATTATCAAATGGAAAAAAGAATTGAAGTCAAGTACACCTCATGTTATTTTTCAGTTTTTAGTAGTAAAACCCAACGAGCATCAAATTGAGGATGTGAAAAAATTAGCCCTTGAAATGGGCGTGGATGAAGTCGGACTGAAAACTGCACAGATTTATGATTATGAAGAAGGTAATAATCTAATACCTACCATTGACAAGTATTCGCGTTATGAAAAGCAGGATGGCGGGAAATATTCTATCAAAAACAAGTTTGTAGATCATTGCTGGAAAATGTGGCATTCCTGTGTTATTACCTGGGATGGCGGTGTTGTACCTTGTTGTTTTGACAAGGACGCAGAATATCAGCTTGGGGATATGAAAAAGCAAACTTTTAAACAATTGTGGAGAGGCAAGAAATATAATGATTTCAGGGCATCTCTGATCAGATCACGTTCTGAGATAGAAATGTGCAAGAATTGTACAGAAGGAACTCAGGTTTGGGCGTGA